A window of Euwallacea similis isolate ESF13 chromosome 10, ESF131.1, whole genome shotgun sequence contains these coding sequences:
- the LOC136411595 gene encoding DDB1- and CUL4-associated factor 11 isoform X1: protein MGALNSRRMFMAIDDDEDSRSRIEDTSEDSDTLDSDSDYGEHFAAMLRNLINSGQLLLQSGEEDYEFPAPRRAPKIKVKPDTSMLDRSEFVILTKQACGLLEPKRNNISVNNVACFLENRESGVYRGSNFTRRVKCKISNQYIPNEMVVALENSTGKVFCGIFSPDGNTFLTASQDRHIRLYNSKDCSYGLLKSVRARDVGWSIIDVAFSPDGEHFVYSTWSPSLHMCPVNGTSDHQEPLSLLNTNRRFCVFSVVFSSDGKELVCGANDGCLYIYNIEGKKRTLKIMAHEYDINSVLFADNTSHIIYSGGDDGLVKVWDRRTLQDRNAKPVGLLAGHMDGITYIDSRGDGRHLISNSKDQSIKLWDVRVFSNDAAANESLKAVRNQPWDYRWQGVPKELYQNQKLEGDTSVMTYRGHVVSKTLIRARFSPAETTGQRFIYTGCGFGRVVIYDALTGKIVKQRKGHMACVRDVSWHPTRNEILSSSWDSLVGKWVYCKSAALLEKQEEKAERKPLRRSARLAALRQREQADTSTSGN, encoded by the exons atgggTGCCCTGAACTCTAGAAGGATGTTTATGGCCATAGACGACGACGAGGATTCTAGGTCAAGAATTGAGGACACTTCAGAGGACTCAGACACTCTAGACTCAGACTCTGATTATGGAGAGCATTTTGCTGCCATGCTACGCAACCTTATAAACAG CGGACAGTTGTTGTTGCAAAGTGGTGAGGAGGATTATGAGTTCCCAGCTCCTAGAAGGGccccaaaaattaaagtaaaaccTGACACTTCAATGTTAGAT CGAAGTGAGTTTGTGATTTTGACCAAACAAGCCTGCGGGCTGTTGGAGCCCAAAAGGAACAATATTTCAGTGAATAATGTGGCCTGTTTTTTGGAGAATAGAGAG TCTGGGGTTTACCGTGGCAGTAACTTTACTCGTAGGGTTAAATGTAAGATCTCCAACCAATACATCCCCAACGAAATGGTGGTGGCTTTAGAAAATAGCACTGGAAAAGTGTTTTGTGGAATTTTTTCGCCTGACGGTAACACATTTCTCACTGCCTCTCAAG ACAGGCACATTAGGCTGTACAACTCAAAAGACTGTTCTTATGGACTGCTTAAAAGTGTCAGAGCCAGGGATGTAGGATGGAGCATAATTGATGTTGCATTCAGCCCTGATGGAGAGCATTTTGTGTATTCAACCTGGTCTCCAAGTT TACATATGTGTCCAGTAAATGGGACATCTGACCACCAAGAACCTTTAAGTTTACTCAACACTAACCGGAGGTTTTGTGTATTTTCTGTGGTGTTTTCTTCGGATGGTAAAGAGTTGGTGTGTGGGGCCAATGATGGCTGTCTCTATATCTACAATATAGAAGGCAAAAAACGCACTTTAAAG ATTATGGCCCATGAATATGATATTAACAGCGTCCTCTTCGCCGATAATACCTCGCATATAATCTATAGTGGCGGCGATGACGGTTTAGTGAAGGTGTGGGACCGTCGGACATTGCAGGACAGGAACGCGAAACCCGTGGGCCTTTTGGCTG GCCATATGGACGGAATCACATATATCGACTCAAGAGGGGATGGTAGGCATCTTATCAGTAATAGCAAGGATCAGTCTATTAAATTGTGGGATGTACGGGTATTTTCGAATGATGCTGCCGCCAATGAGTCGCTAAAAGCGGTGCGAAATCAGCCTTGGGATTACCGGTGGCAGGGTGTACCAAAAGAAC TATATCAAAACCAGAAGCTTGAGGGTGATACGTCTGTGATGACCTATAGAGGTCACGTAGTGTCAAAAACGTTAATTCGAGCGCGATTTTCGCCCGCAGAAACCACCGGCCAACGGTTCATCTACACAGGCTGTGGTTTTGGTAGGGTTGTGA tATACGACGCTTTGACCGGCAAAATCGTCAAGCAGAGAAAGGGTCACATGGCCTGCGTCCGCGACGTGTCGTGGCATCCGACCAGGAATGAAATATTGAGTTCTTCG tggGATAGTTTAGTAGGTAAATGGGTCTACTGCAAATCAGCTGCATTGTTAGAAAAACAGGAGGAGAAAGCGGAGCGAAAGCCACTGCGTAGGAGCGCCCGACTGGCTGCTTTGAGACAAAGGGAACAGGCCGACACGTCCACTTCAGGGAATTAG
- the LOC136411595 gene encoding DDB1- and CUL4-associated factor 11 isoform X2, whose product MFMAIDDDEDSRSRIEDTSEDSDTLDSDSDYGEHFAAMLRNLINSGQLLLQSGEEDYEFPAPRRAPKIKVKPDTSMLDRSEFVILTKQACGLLEPKRNNISVNNVACFLENRESGVYRGSNFTRRVKCKISNQYIPNEMVVALENSTGKVFCGIFSPDGNTFLTASQDRHIRLYNSKDCSYGLLKSVRARDVGWSIIDVAFSPDGEHFVYSTWSPSLHMCPVNGTSDHQEPLSLLNTNRRFCVFSVVFSSDGKELVCGANDGCLYIYNIEGKKRTLKIMAHEYDINSVLFADNTSHIIYSGGDDGLVKVWDRRTLQDRNAKPVGLLAGHMDGITYIDSRGDGRHLISNSKDQSIKLWDVRVFSNDAAANESLKAVRNQPWDYRWQGVPKELYQNQKLEGDTSVMTYRGHVVSKTLIRARFSPAETTGQRFIYTGCGFGRVVIYDALTGKIVKQRKGHMACVRDVSWHPTRNEILSSSWDSLVGKWVYCKSAALLEKQEEKAERKPLRRSARLAALRQREQADTSTSGN is encoded by the exons ATGTTTATGGCCATAGACGACGACGAGGATTCTAGGTCAAGAATTGAGGACACTTCAGAGGACTCAGACACTCTAGACTCAGACTCTGATTATGGAGAGCATTTTGCTGCCATGCTACGCAACCTTATAAACAG CGGACAGTTGTTGTTGCAAAGTGGTGAGGAGGATTATGAGTTCCCAGCTCCTAGAAGGGccccaaaaattaaagtaaaaccTGACACTTCAATGTTAGAT CGAAGTGAGTTTGTGATTTTGACCAAACAAGCCTGCGGGCTGTTGGAGCCCAAAAGGAACAATATTTCAGTGAATAATGTGGCCTGTTTTTTGGAGAATAGAGAG TCTGGGGTTTACCGTGGCAGTAACTTTACTCGTAGGGTTAAATGTAAGATCTCCAACCAATACATCCCCAACGAAATGGTGGTGGCTTTAGAAAATAGCACTGGAAAAGTGTTTTGTGGAATTTTTTCGCCTGACGGTAACACATTTCTCACTGCCTCTCAAG ACAGGCACATTAGGCTGTACAACTCAAAAGACTGTTCTTATGGACTGCTTAAAAGTGTCAGAGCCAGGGATGTAGGATGGAGCATAATTGATGTTGCATTCAGCCCTGATGGAGAGCATTTTGTGTATTCAACCTGGTCTCCAAGTT TACATATGTGTCCAGTAAATGGGACATCTGACCACCAAGAACCTTTAAGTTTACTCAACACTAACCGGAGGTTTTGTGTATTTTCTGTGGTGTTTTCTTCGGATGGTAAAGAGTTGGTGTGTGGGGCCAATGATGGCTGTCTCTATATCTACAATATAGAAGGCAAAAAACGCACTTTAAAG ATTATGGCCCATGAATATGATATTAACAGCGTCCTCTTCGCCGATAATACCTCGCATATAATCTATAGTGGCGGCGATGACGGTTTAGTGAAGGTGTGGGACCGTCGGACATTGCAGGACAGGAACGCGAAACCCGTGGGCCTTTTGGCTG GCCATATGGACGGAATCACATATATCGACTCAAGAGGGGATGGTAGGCATCTTATCAGTAATAGCAAGGATCAGTCTATTAAATTGTGGGATGTACGGGTATTTTCGAATGATGCTGCCGCCAATGAGTCGCTAAAAGCGGTGCGAAATCAGCCTTGGGATTACCGGTGGCAGGGTGTACCAAAAGAAC TATATCAAAACCAGAAGCTTGAGGGTGATACGTCTGTGATGACCTATAGAGGTCACGTAGTGTCAAAAACGTTAATTCGAGCGCGATTTTCGCCCGCAGAAACCACCGGCCAACGGTTCATCTACACAGGCTGTGGTTTTGGTAGGGTTGTGA tATACGACGCTTTGACCGGCAAAATCGTCAAGCAGAGAAAGGGTCACATGGCCTGCGTCCGCGACGTGTCGTGGCATCCGACCAGGAATGAAATATTGAGTTCTTCG tggGATAGTTTAGTAGGTAAATGGGTCTACTGCAAATCAGCTGCATTGTTAGAAAAACAGGAGGAGAAAGCGGAGCGAAAGCCACTGCGTAGGAGCGCCCGACTGGCTGCTTTGAGACAAAGGGAACAGGCCGACACGTCCACTTCAGGGAATTAG
- the nop5 gene encoding nucleolar protein 58, whose protein sequence is MLVLFETAAGYAIFKLLDERKLEQIDNLYESFQTPEAASQVLKLKHFERFTDVAQALKATTAAVDGKLSKCLKKVIKNHVVSDMHEQLLVADNKLGLAIKNKFSLRCLCNTAVQELMRCIRGQLEVLTGTTKKDQTSMALGLAHSLSRYKLKFSPDKVDTMIVQAVSLLDDLDKELNNYSMRCREWYGWHFPEMSKIVADNMAYAKTVRIIGTREKAVDADLSEVLPENVENELKVAAEVSMGTEISDDDLKHIRSLCEQIIEMTDYRQNLYEYLKNRMMAIAPNLTVLVGELVGARLISHAGSLINLAKHPASTVQLLGAEKALFRALKSKKETPKYGLIYHAQLIGKCSTKNKGKMSRMLAAKAALATRVDALGEEVAINLGPEHKAKLEARLIILEEGNVRRISGTGKAKAKFEKYHTVSEIKQYPVAADSTLPSTSKRKRSVSEVKQEDLGEGTSASTEVLEKKKNKKDKQEPQQVTEVKVESPKKKKKKVKQESVEEEEVQQKEEILHTKKKKKDKVKLETLEPSIEVTEEVQEPSVQKKKKKKDKGKLEATPSTIEVAEEVQEPPVEKKKKKKHKLEVEIAEEVPKSVEKKKEKKKTKVELEVAVEGTEVGPSEKKKKKKKHTPE, encoded by the exons ATGCTGGTACTCTTCGAGACCGCTGCTGGATACGCAATTTTTAAG CTTTTAGATGAGCGTAAACTTGAACAAATCGATAACTTGTACGAAAGTTTCCAGACCCCTGAAGCGGCTAGTCAAGT gttaaaactgaaacattttgagaggttcaCCGATGTAGCGCAAGCTTTGAAGGCCACCACCGCCGCAGTTGATGGCAAATTGTCTAAATGTCTGAAGAAGGTGATCAAGAATCATGTGGTCAGTGATATGCACGAGCAGCTGCTGGTTGCTGATAACAAGCTGGGGCTGGCAATTAAGAATAAGTTTAGTCTGCGGTGTCTATGTAATACGGCGGTGCAGGAGTTGATGCGTTGCATTCGAGGCCAGCTTGAAGTTTTAACTGGGACAACAAAAAAGGATCAAACCTCTATGGCTTTGGGTTTGGCTCATTCCTTGTCTCGATATAAATTGAAGTTTTCCCCTGACAAGGTTGATACTATGATTGTACAGGCAGTATCCTTATTGGATGATTTGGATAAGGAGTTAAATAACTATTCTATGAG atgTCGAGAGTGGTATGGCTGGCACTTTCCAGAAATGAGCAAAATTGTTGCTGACAACATGGCCTATGCCAAGACAGTAAGAATAATAGGCACCAGAGAGAAGGCCGTCGACGCAGATTTGTCTGAAGTCTTGCCTgagaatgttgaaaatgag CTTAAAGTAGCTGCAGAAGTCTCCATGGGTACAGAAATATCTGACGATGACCTCAAACACATCAGAAGCCTCTGTGAGCAGATAATTGAGATGACTGATTACAGGCAGAACCTGTatgaatatctcaaaaacagaaTGATGGCAATTGCCCCTAATCTCACAGTTTTGGTGGGTGAGTTAGTAGGTGCCAGGCTGATTTCACATGCTGGTTCTCTGATCAATCTGGCAAAGCATCCTGCATCCACAGTGCAGCTTTTGGGGGCGGAAAAGGCACTTTTCCGGGCGTTGAAGTCTAAAAAGGAAACTCCTAAATATGGGCTGATTTATCATGCTCAGTTAATTGGAAAGTGCAGTACTAAGAACAAGGGAAAAATGTCAAG AATGTTGGCAGCTAAAGCTGCATTGGCAACAAGGGTAGATGCCTTGGGAGAAGAAGTAGCTATCAATTTAGGCCCGGAACATAAAGCCAAATTGGAGGCCCGTCTAATTATATTAGAAGAGGGAAATGTGAGGCGGATAAGTGGCACTG GCAAAGCCAAAGCGAAATTCGAGAAATATCATACTGTCAGCGAGATCAAACAATATCCAGTCGCGGCGGACAGCACGTTGCCTTCGACAAGTAAGAGAAAGAGGTCTGTGTCAGAGGTGAAGCAGGAAGATTTGGGTGAGGGCACTTCTGCTTCCACTGAAGTCcttgaaaagaagaaaaacaaaaaggatAAGCAAGAACCGCAGCAGGTCACTGAAG tgAAAGTGGAGTCTccaaagaagaagaagaagaaagtgaAGCAAGAGTCAGTGGAGGAGGAAGAGGTGCAGCAGAAAG AAGAAATTTTGCatacaaagaagaaaaagaaggacAAGGTGAAATTAGAGACGCTAGAGCCGTCAATAGAGGTGACTGAAGAGGTACAAGAACCATCagtgcaaaagaaaaaaaagaaaaaagacaaGGGAAAACTGGAGGCAACTCCGTCGACGATAGAAGTAGCCGAAGAGGTGCAGGAACCACCAgtagaaaagaagaaaaaaaagaaacacaagtTAGAGGTGGAAATAGCTGAGGAGGTCCCGAAATCAgttgaaaaaaagaaagaaaagaagaaaactaaGGTGGAACTGGAGGTGGCCGTCGAAGGCACTGAGGTGGGGCCCagcgaaaagaaaaaaaagaagaaaaagcaCACCCCAGAGTAG